Proteins encoded by one window of Salarias fasciatus chromosome 1, fSalaFa1.1, whole genome shotgun sequence:
- the LOC115391306 gene encoding protocadherin-17-like, with protein sequence MYLSIFFFLLLWAQALTLKNLNYSVPEEQGPGTVIGNIAKDARLGLEQSGQGGQGKKANFRVLENSAPHLIDVDPQSGLLYTKQRIDRETLCKRNPKCQLSMEVFANDKEICMVKIDIQDINDNSPTFPSDQIDIDISENAVPGTRFPLTSAHDADAGDNGLKTYQITRDDYNLFSLEVKSRGDGTKFPELVIERPLDREERSRHTLILSATDGGEYPRSGTMQINVKVIDSNDNSPVFDQPSYVVEIPENSPPGKVLIDLNATDPDEGNNGQVVYSFSGYAPERIRELFSIDSRTGVIKIQGEIDYEESPVIEIDVQAKDLGPNPIPGHCKVTVKVLDRNDNWPSIGFVSVRQGAISEAAPPGTVIALVRVTDKDSGRNGQLQCRVLGNVPFKLEENYDNFYTVVTDRPLDREVQDEYNVTIVAKDNGIPPLNSTKSFTVKILDENDNIPRFTKSVYLLQIAENNIPGEYLGSVLAHDPDLGQNGTVYYSIINSNVSGGDVNTYVNVNAANGAIYAVRSFNYEQIKYFDFKVLAKDAGSPHLESNSTVRISVLDVNDNIPVIVLPLLQNDTAEIHVPRNVGVGYIVTTVRAVDNDYGESGRLTYEISDGNEEHLFEIDPVTGEVRTAHPFWDDVNPIVELIIRVSDHGKPTLTAAARLIIKASNGRPPDGLPHMKDNQNWDMSLPLIVTLSIISIMLLAAMVTIAIKCKRENKEIRTYNCRIAEYSHPQLGKGKKKKINKNDIMLVQSEVEERDAMNVMNVVSSPSLATSPMYFDYQTRLPLSSPRSEVMYLKPTANNLSVPQGHVGCHTSFTGPVTSTTDTPTNRMSIIQTDNFPTEPNYMGSRQQFVQSSSTFKDPERASLRDSGHGDSDQADSDQDTNKGSCCDMSAKEALKLKAAGVKPPPLEQGESFLAHLTA encoded by the coding sequence ATGTatctttctattttcttttttctccttttgtggGCTCAAGCCCTGACATTGAAAAACTTGAATTACTCTGTCCCGGAGGAACAGGGACCAGGGACAGTGATTGGGAACATTGCCAAAGATGCCAGACTTGGACTCGAACAGAGTGGGCAGGGAGGACAGGGTAAGAAAGCCAACTTCAGAGTACTGGAGAACTCAGCCCCGCATCTGATCGACGTGGACCCCCAAAGTGGACTGCTGTACACAAAGCAGCGCATCGACAGGGAAACCTTGTGTAAGCGAAACCCCAAGTGCCAGCTCTCCATGGAGGTGTTTGCCAATGACAAAGAAATCTGTATGGTCAAAATAGATATTCAGGACATTAACGACAACTCACCTACTTTTCCCTCAGACCAGATTGATAttgacatttcagaaaatgcAGTGCCAGGAACACGTTTTCCCCTGACCAGCGCTCATGATGCAGATGCAGGAGACAACGGCTTGAAGACCTATCAAATAACACGCGATGACTACAATCTCTTTTCCTTGGAGGTGAAATCCCGCGGTGACGGGACTAAATTCCCAGAATTAGTTATTGAACGTCCACTGGACCGAGAGGAGCGAAGCCGTCACACTCTTATTTTGTCAGCCACTGATGGGGGTGAATATCCTCGGTCAGGTACCATGCAGATTAATGTAAAAGTTATTGATTCCAATGATAACAGCCCTGTGTTTGATCAGCCCTCTTATGTGGTGGAAATTCCTGAAAACTCACCTCCTGGTAAAGTGCTGATCGATTTAAACGCCACAGATCCCGATGAGGGCAACAACGGACAGGTAGTCTATTCTTTCAGTGGGTATGCCCCAGAGAGAATCCGCGAGCTCTTCTCCATAGATTCCAGAACAGGGGTCATAAAGATTCAGGGTGAAATTGACTATGAAGAGAGTCCAGTTATTGAGATTGACGTCCAGGCAAAAGATCTAGGTCCCAATCCAATCCCAGGCCATTGTAAAGTCACAGTGAAAGTGCTTGACAGGAATGATAACTGGCCATCTATAGGCTTTGTGTCTGTGAGACAGGGCGCCATCAGTGAGGCAGCACCTCCAGGCACTGTCATTGCTCTGGTCCGTGTCACAGACAAGGACTCAGGCAGAAATGGGCAGCTTCAGTGCAGAGTGCTCGGTAATGTCCCTTTTAAACTTGAGGAGAACTATGATAACTTCTACACCGTGGTGACAGACAGACCTTTAGACAGGGAGGTGCAGGATGAGTACAATGTCACCATTGTGGCCAAAGACAACGGCATTCCTCCTCTAAATTCCACGAAATCCTTCACTGTAAAGATTTTGGATGAGAATGACAATATTCCCCGCTTCACAAAATCAGTCTACCTTCTTCAGATTGCTGAGAACAACATCCCTGGAGAGTACCTGGGTTCAGTTCTGGCACATGACCCAGACCTTGGTCAGAATGGCACAGTGTACTACAGCATAATCAACTCTAATGTGAGCGGTGGCGATGTCAACACATACGTGAACGTAAATGCTGCCAACGGAGCTATTTATGCTGTAAGATCTTTTAACTATGAGCAAATCAAGTACTTTGACTTTAAAGTTCTTGCTAAAGATGCAGGATCACCACACTTAGAGAGCAATTCCACTGTGCGCATCAGTGTTTTGGATGTCAATGACAACATCCCTGTCATTGTTTTGCCGCTTCTCCAAAACGACACGGCCGAGATTCACGTTCCACGAAACGTTGGCGTCGGTTATATTGTTACCACAGTGAGAGCAGTGGATAATGACTACGGTGAGAGTGGAAGGCTCACATATGAAATATCGGACGGCAATGAGGAGCACCTCTTTGAGATTGATCCAGTGACGGGAGAGGTGCGAACAGCCCACCCATTCTGGGACGATGTGAACCCCATCGTGGAGCTCATAATTCGAGTGTCGGACCATGGCAAACCAactctcactgctgctgcccgACTCATCATCAAGGCATCCAACGGACGCCCTCCTGATGGACTGCCGCACATGAAGGACAATCAAAACTGGGACATGTCTCTGCCACTTATTGTAACTCTAAGCATCATATCCATCATGCTTCTGGCTGCCATGGTGACCATAGCCATAAAGTGCAAGCGGGAAAACAAGGAGATTCGTACTTATAATTGTCGAATAGCAGAGTACTCGCACCCTCAGCTGGGGAaaggcaagaagaagaagattaaCAAGAACGACATCATGCTGGTGCAGagcgaggtggaggagcgggATGCCATGAATGTGATGAATGTGGTAAGCAGCCCTTCCTTGGCCACCTCTCCCATGTACTTTGACTACCAGACACGCCTGCCACTCAGCTCACCAAGATCAGAGGTCATGTACCTCAAGCCCACTGCCAATAACCTCAGCGTGCCCCAAGGCCACGTGGGATGCCACACCAGCTTCACAGGCCCAGTCACCAGCACTACAGACACACCTACTAACCGCATGTCCATCATACAG